TGGTTTATTATATTCGAATACCTTTAAATAAATATTGTGTAAGTTTAAAATACTAAACCCAAAATCAAGCAATAGTTTAATTGCTTCTACTCCATATCCCTTTCCCCAATACTCTTTGTCTCCAATAAATATTCCTAATTCTGCAACACGATTAATTTTATCTAGTTTCGGAAATCCAATATTTCCTATTAACTTGTCGTTTTCTTTATCTATTATTGCAAAATTATATTCCGAATCTGCTAATCTTTCTAGTATTTCTTTTTCCTTTGTTTCAGTAATTAAACTTGCTGAAAATATCATCCCCACTCCTATTTCCATATCATTTACCCACTCAGTATATTTTTCATAATCCTCAACATCGATAGGTGATAAATAACATTTCCTTCCCACAAGTTTCTTATAGTACATATTTGTCTCCCTCCTTTAAACACTACCTATAACCTACATGTATAATACTAAAGGTCGAATCTATAATTTACTTCTTTTAACAGAAATATATTTGTATTTATGAGACACTTACATGTGGTGCTGTACCATCAATCATTGCTACTCTAAGTTTAGGTATAACTATGCCATCAATCGAATCATTATCTGAAGAGCAATGATGATATTCTATATCATATCCTTTTTCTAACATTACTTTAGCAACCTTTTTCATCAGAGAAGATTTACCTGTTCCTGGTCCACCTTTTATAACAAATATTCTATTAGCATCTTCTTCTATTATGTAGTCATAATAAGAAAAGAAACCTCTTGAAGTATTGCCCCCTGGGAAAACTCTTCTAAATTTTCCACTCATATTATTCCTCCTTATATAGACATAATTAGCTCGTTGCAGAACTCTACAACTCGCATAAATACTGCATTTTATTTATTTAAA
This genomic window from Caldisalinibacter kiritimatiensis contains:
- a CDS encoding GNAT family N-acetyltransferase: MYYKKLVGRKCYLSPIDVEDYEKYTEWVNDMEIGVGMIFSASLITETKEKEILERLADSEYNFAIIDKENDKLIGNIGFPKLDKINRVAELGIFIGDKEYWGKGYGVEAIKLLLDFGFSILNLHNIYLKVFEYNKPARRCYKKVGFKEVGRLREAKQIAGKRYDEISMDILATEYDSIYIKELIEKKMK
- a CDS encoding ATPase gives rise to the protein MSGKFRRVFPGGNTSRGFFSYYDYIIEEDANRIFVIKGGPGTGKSSLMKKVAKVMLEKGYDIEYHHCSSDNDSIDGIVIPKLRVAMIDGTAPHVSVS